Below is a genomic region from Prunus dulcis unplaced genomic scaffold, ALMONDv2, whole genome shotgun sequence.
gactttttgatcgagaaagaatttgggaattccgcttgcgccattgcgtagagcacggcgaaaggagtccgtagacacagagtgggcccgaatcggagttgtaacgaaaaagttatggtcaaaagagtctcagtggcataaccgtaaatatttcgaagttgcgtctatataaacccagactCTGCGCGAAACGGGCCACCGACTTCCAGAGGGTGCTGGGTCCGCCTCCAAGCTCCaatggccacgggaccggtggcgttggaaccgccatcgagtcccctGCCTTTTCCAACCGACATCAACCCCGGGGACGCCCTGAGATGGCCGGAAAATCGttttttccgacggaggttcgttcgaagctacccgaacttccagcttgAAATTCTTcctcgtttctccaccaaattgatcgagtaaggtatggtttttgagctatgtttcgtgctctagctgttgggtatatgggcttcgatcgattttagctctaaggggttcgattttgaacttgaaaattcggccgaacttcggcccttcgaaactactgtttccggtcactttttgggggttgtccaagaacaaaagtgactccaaatggggtgttttacctaggataggagtttggagtcttggttccacgatttttcggcacacccgaattgctttggacacccgatctgccccgcTCGTGTGGCGgacgtgggccagggtggtggcacggctctggccagttttgaggtcctcgtgtcgtcacgagcgcgtgagATTTTGCGGATCCCGATTCGGAGttcgtttgagccccgaacggattttccatatcgcgcggtccgtgggtgcagtgtcgtgtgatcgttggatcgcgttgaattttggatatgtcgatTTACGTGATTttaggatcgcgtaggattcgacggatcgcgaatcggagtcccgaatactccggaatcgcaaaccctggggctagggttagggttttaagcgataacgcgattttggccaatccgaccgtccgattcggaccaattTCGCAGAACTTGGTTCCCGCCCTATGAGAAACTTTTCCGGGaagctcagattggccatcggagaccgtggacccacggggtcccggatcggccgatcgaGCAACTCATCGCTTATCGAGGTTCTGGGTCTCTTGAGGCCGGCCTAACTATTTAAAAAGCTGAGGCGGGAATAGGAATAACTGGAATAAGtgtttgtatttctaggagccgggggcagggtgtttagttgaatttcgttttattcagcagtttattaatttaatctttcgggataatcaggcaccaggagctcgGCAGAAGTgtaaaagagaccttcgaggggtcgaagtagctcggaccatctgtgagtggaccttctttcataaattagattttatgaatgaattgatgtgcttttatatgaattgatgtgcttttatataaaatagattttataaatgattttatctacatgagttttataaatgagtttatttgagtaagtttcttcattcagtctttgagtaagttttaatacgattttgaatatgagcagtacagtaataatgctataagtcggtgctgcttatttaccagttacagaaacagagtttgagttttgaatcagttaagaccgcagcacgacttgagttgtacagttattattcagatatttcttttttaaaggaatttattttaaaaccatctcgtacccattttctttggtgattacccagagttggaccgatgtctacggacatccagtctgattatagttcagtcagtgcacttgactttgcctcacgagtttcggggacgctcggaccgtgagtgccaggatttgcggctcggcagacttggtgtcccgagacctgccaggattgcggctcggctgactctgtgtccccgagacctgccaggattgcggatcaggctgactacggtcccctgcatcctgccagagcgactcgagctgacttggtgtcaccgaggaatctgccggcgggacaggctgatcatagtcccctgatttcgccagtttgcggctcgggtagcctgtgtgacgcccgagacctgccagggaattgacggaaatgacaggggtacgaACTGGTAGTATtttcaaaagattttgagtttcttttatttaattatgattttcagctattttaaatcagcttttctgatttttcaagcatagatacttttatttttgttcagtatgcaaggtttgagcaTAGAACTTTTTATACACGTTTAATTTCAGCACTTTTATGagagctttgatttcagtggtttAGTATGAAACTTTaaagcttgaatatgactgagatagaatgccttgagttgaatatACTTGGCGTAGaaagtacgtattcagttttatttagctaaatttcctttttacaatgggggatattatgtttatgataattgttttgaagaacattatttttgtccactcacattttcaaactgtttttcgcccccaggccatagaggtacgcgggatccaccaccgggctaGTCagagcttccgcaccaccaagtaaggtagaattgtagaaaatcctttaaaccttgagaacttgagaatatgctctgatatccagttgaaaatttggagattAGAATTGAGTTGATTACTGGAaacattctggctgttgggtgaaatatttgagattgtttgacaggtgaaaaattttgggattggtcaaaatacagaggagattctgccgaattttcggcagaagtctaaggaaatttaaagagaagttgaagtaagaagggtaaaaaggtcaattgtgcccgacattcgccagacgttggacacgcacaggacttggctcgaattccaaagtggaaattgggtcgggtcctgtcataatATATGTTTAacaaatgttatatatataccgAGTGAGCAAATTGTTGACACAAAGACATTCCTAGTTGTGTTGGTTTGTAGGGCCTCAACTTCTATTCAGGGCGCGACTTCAAAATCCGCTTGTGTTAAAGGCTTGTCCGATGTCAACACCAACATTCAATATCCCAGCTACTTTCACAATCAcaaactaaaataataaatacccAATTTAATCGATTTAAtccaatttaattcttttgtgaaatttcaattttgtccttGGGAGTAGGGGTACTTTGGTcactttaagaaaaaaatcatttattgtATAGCATTACGTAATGGTGTAAGTTTGTGTTAACTTATGTCAAACCCCAATTTAAGGTTCACTCATGGCCTTCAATATCTCAAGACCGGTCTTGCCTAGCGTATATGCATGTTATGAGATTTCATGCTTTAATATTATATCTGGGTTTTAacaggagaaagaagaaagtatATGCGTGGACtgttgatgatgatatggATTTCATGCAAGAAATGTTGTCTGAGCATGTTGATGCCATTGTTACAAGCAAAGCAACCCCAAGGTTTAATGCAAGATATTAGAACACAGTGTCTGGAACTGTTTCTCATTATCAGAAGGAAAAAGTTTGTGCAACCATCTTACCCTTTTTATAATTAACGAAGAAATGATCATCAATAGTTTATGTACTAACTTGGATCTAGTTTGGGATTGCtgttacttttaaaaaaaagttgttttcgctgtgttttgaaaataattagctgtaaagtaaagcagctccatgtttggtaaacaatatttttaaaatgctGTTAATACAAAAAGCAGTGTCAAAaccgtttggtaaattttaatataaaattgttgtaactATAGAAGATGGgttggtggttgtggtagtGGTAGTGGTGGGGATGGCgattgtggtggtggtgatggtggtgattgtaatggtggtggtgatggtggtcgTGGTGGTGATAGTGGTGGTGGtcgtggtggtggaggaggtggaggtggtggttgtggaggtAGTGAATGTGGTAGTTCAAATGGTGGAGTTGGATGTGGAAGTGGAGgtggtgtcattttttaaaatgaatgatggtattttgggaattaaaaaaattccttaaatgttcatctcttcttcttttaaaagCAACTTTGAAAAGCAATCAAGAGTCTGCTTTTAAAAGCTACTGTCAAAAGATcactgtttttaaaataattaggatattttatttttaccaaacaccttaaagtgcttaattttaaaattaagcaGATTTTTGACGAAAAAATGCAATCCCAAACGGAGCCTTAATCTGACCAAAATCAATATCATGAATATGATTCAACTTGATAATGGCTCCTTAATTATGCTATACTTAAATGTTTGATGGGTTTGTGTAGGAGATTCACGAGATaaagaattaattaaataaagcaaTAAGTTGAAATAAAGACAATagattgcatttataatttagacaTAAAAACTATCGAACACAAATTGAGATAAGTTTCTTGCCCCTCATATCTTAATCAATTGCATTTGATGTGATCTCTAAACAATCGTACAATTATTTACATTATGCAGCCTGCCTCCGGCAAATTAATCATACAATTTGATGTGATCCAAATTGCACCAAATACGATGCAATGCtctagttttctttcttttggtaaaTGATTGACAATTGCTCTAGTTCTCTCATGTGTCttacctttttcttcttgcttaaacaaataaaaccatGCTTTATTTCTTATAGACATTATCAATATGGTGTCGGAGCTAAATTTCTGAAAGACTTATCTTTGGTCCAATCTCAAATGTAAATGCTCGAAGATGAAATGATGAAGATTGGCTGATTGGTTTTGCAACATTAGATAATTCTGATTGAGATGAACAGTAAGGATTTgtccccaaaaaaatatagatgAAGGGTAATGAGGAGGGCTTAAAGCCCAAACAAACGTAGAAGAAAAAAGTCAAAGGCCCATCTGTTGCTCTAAAAGAGGTCCAAAGGcccagaaaaaggaaagaaaactaAACCAAAACGAATGATAAAATAACTGGTTTTGGTGAGACGTGACCTCATTGCATACACAACGTTGTTTGTATGACTTCATTGCGTGGTCTCAATCTCAATATATATGATCGTAGGTGTGCTGGGAAAGAATGGGGGTGAGAAGTTAATCTGATAACTACTAGAAACAAGCCAGAAGTAAAGCAAAGTTCATAACGATGGCAGAAGCAACAAAGAGGTAATTATAAGTTCCTCTTATGCTTTGGTGTTTGGACTTTCCAATCAAATCTTCTTGCCCACATAAATAACACACATTTCTGATCTTTcattgtgtttctttttttgctcAGGTATGCAGTTGTCACAGGGGCTAATAAAGGGGTTGGATTTGGCACAGTTAAGCAGTTGGCTTCAAATGGGGTCACTGTGGTGTTAGCTGCTTGAGATAAGTAAAGatgattttgaaattaaatgcGACACTAATTGAGAAGAGTGACTTGCTTGTGGGTATGGTTGGCTGGACCCTATATTGTTACACTATAAAGCCATATTGGAcactgcttcttcttcatgtttttttttttttttggtcgaaatgCTTCTTCTTGTTGGTTTGTTTCTGTGCTTCTAATAAGAAAACTATGCCAAATTTTGTTagatgcaaaaaaaaatttccttgtTTAAGGTGAGGTTAGGGACTTAGGCAATGTAATTCTCTGTGAAAACAATCCTTGTACAATTTTAGTTATCTTATAAGTTAGGAAACTAATGACCAAAACTTCCAAAAGGATTAAACTTTTTCTTCTCCTGGATGCAGAAGGCTGAAGAAATCGATTGGAGTACAATATCGACAACACCAAACTACGAGTTAGCAGAGGAATGCTTGAAAACAAACTACTATGGTACAAAAAGTGTGACTGCAGCACTTTTGCCCCTCCTTCAGCTATCCAATTCACCAAGAATCGTTAATGTTTCTTCAGGAGCTTCTAAGCTAACGGTATGAGCAAATTCAAAAggatgtttcttttttggcatTCTCCTAAGAAGATCAAGTTTCCACTGGTTGTTCATATGGTTGATAAGTTGAACTAAATATTTCAGTCAATTTAGTTGCCTTACAAATGGTGTGGAGAATTCTTTGTCCTTAATCTATTTTTCGTTTCTTCTTTAATAAATGGGCCTGATTGAAATGTACTAACCCTTATGcaggattttcttttctgaatgAACTCTATTGGAACTCTGGGATTATACATTAGAAGATTAATTAAATTCCAGGATAAACCACTTTTTTAGTGATGCTAaggtttcaaaattttatctgaacAGTGGTAGTGAAAAGGTTTGATTATTAGAAATCCATCTTTTTATTTACATGTAGATGCAATGCTTCTGTTTTCAAATCAACTTTAAAACCCTCCTGTTTTCATTTTGCTTCAGAATTTTCCAAATGCATGGGCTAAGGAGGTACCAAGTGATGCTGAGAGCCTTACAGAAGAGAGAATAGATGCTGTGGTTAGTGGGTTTTTGGAAGACTTTAAACAAGGTTCTCTAGATTCCAAAAGCTGGCCTCCTATCTTTCCACCCTATTCAGTCTCAAAAGCAGCCGTGAATGCATACACTAGGATTCTGGCCAACAGGTATCCAAGTTTCTGCATCAATGCTGTCAGCCCTGGATTTGTCAAAACAGATTTGAGCTTCAATACCGGCATCTTAACTATCGACGAAGGTGCTGAAAGCCTCGTCAGGTTGGCGCTGCTCCCCAGTGGTGGTCCTACGGGCCATTACTTTAGCCGAAAAGAAGTGACacctttttgaattttcatagaTGATCACAGGGGCCCTTCATATGTTTCATGAAGAATGATCATCAATAGCTTATGTACATTGTAACATATGAAGCTGAAtgacttgaaattttttgtttcttttttggcatACTCATAAGGAAATCAAGGTTCCACTAGTTGTTAACACGGTTGATGTCACTGCCCAAGTTTTGAAAGAAAAGCATTCTGGTGGAAATAGCTAAAAGGCAAGCCCACAATGAACCAAAAGCAGTCAAGGACAAGCCTCAAGTTGGTGAGAAGTTACCTCCCAAATGCACAAACAAAATGTATAGCATTACCATGAAGAAGTTCATAATGATAAtaaaaccaaagaaagaagtttcctaccaaaatgaaaacaaaaggtaCTGAAAAATTAATGTTAAACAATCGTCACTTTTATTGaccaataaaaattaaaaaaaaaaacaatcttcactttcattagtGTCAAGTGGGTTCACTTCAGAGGACAACCACTCAATTTTGGAAGGTGAATGGATGGCTCAGAAGCAGTGAATTTTAGCCAAGGAAATGGTTAAGaaccttcaaattttcttttcttttttaaattttaatttttttgttaccAACTCTGGTCAAACAATGGGAATTTGAACTCCATATTTTGTTGTAGGAATAGGAAAAATAGTAtgattcaattattttaaacCAATTCTAATGTTTGATATACACAAAAATGAATAGATTGGAACCACCCACTTTTGAGAATGTGAAACTTACGTAGAATGATCCCATATGAGTTCTATAGCATATTCCTCTCTAAAATACCAGATAAAAAATTTCCTCAGTCACTCTGCAGTTTttccacaaaataaaataaaaaaccctaatttctcAACTGTCATAttggaaaataataataaataatattataaatgtCTTTATACATCCCAACAACTGCCCAAGTTGCGCCACTGAAAAAGATCTGTTCATTTTCTGTACGGCTCAAACTTCCATTTCAGAGCTCTCATTCAACCTGcactttcttctctctcgcGATAACCCAATTACAAGGTACAGTCCTTTTACTTATTCGACTTATCAATTATTCATTCACTAATTTGTTTACAGCTTCCCATTAGAGAATGCTCATAATCTTTAAACCTCATTCAGAGCCTGAATCttaaagttttcttcttctttttcccctCTTTTGGGTGCATTTAAATTTGGGTTTCTTTCGTTTTTCAGTTATTAATACTTGTTGGTTTTTTGGGTACTTTTAGTTTGCAATCTAGGCCTCATTCAGTCAAATGCATTGTCAAAGCAATGTACTTTTAAGTAGAAAAGTACTGGGTCCTGGATCTTAATGCTTTTTAGCGTCTGGGGAGTATCTGCTTTGCTCTTTCCTACAAGCTTGCTTGATTTACCGGGCGCTGCTTCTTACCTGATActttatatattcttttgcAATTTGGAATTCCAGTCCCCATCCCAATTGTCCATTTTGACAACCTTCCATGAGCAGCTGTTGAAATTAAAAGATCAAATTGTTAATTGAGAACTGTGGTATTGTGGATTTGGTGACAGGAAAATTAGATTTCAAGTGTAAATGGCTGTCAGGAAGCCTGGTGTGATTGCCTTGTTTGATGTTGATGGGACTCTCACAGCTCCTAGAAAGGTATAGATCTCTGATTGTTGTTGTCCTCTTAAATTGcttattctttttaaattaGCATCTAATCAACCAATTTATTACATGGGCTTGtcaatttgaaagaaaattttctgCATATTTCCAAATCAGTTTATGCATGTATATCTGTTGTTGAAAACATCACTAACTCAGTACCATTCACTTGAATATTAGGCGGTTACTCCAGAAATGTTGGGGTTCATTCGAGAACTTAGGAAGGTACATCACCCATTACCATCAAATAGTAGGctctgt
It encodes:
- the LOC117613176 gene encoding (+)-neomenthol dehydrogenase-like — encoded protein: MAEATKRYAVVTGANKGVGFGTVKQLASNGVTVKAEEIDWSTISTTPNYELAEECLKTNYYGTKSVTAALLPLLQLSNSPRIVNVSSGASKLTNFPNAWAKEVPSDAESLTEERIDAVVSGFLEDFKQGSLDSKSWPPIFPPYSVSKAAVNAYTRILANRYPSFCINAVSPGFVKTDLSFNTGILTIDEGAESLVRLALLPSGGPTGHYFSRKEVTPF